In the genome of Mytilus trossulus isolate FHL-02 unplaced genomic scaffold, PNRI_Mtr1.1.1.hap1 h1tg000244l__unscaffolded, whole genome shotgun sequence, one region contains:
- the LOC134701407 gene encoding general transcription and DNA repair factor IIH helicase subunit XPD-like → MKINVDGLLVLFPYDYIYPEQYMYMVELKRTLDAKGHCALEMPSGTGKTVSLLSLIVAYMQANPLEVTKLIYCSRTVSELEKVVEELKNLVKFYEESKEKLQIVGLALSSRKNLCIHPEVSQEREGKSMDGLCHKMTSSFIRVKRKSDPTVPVCDFYEKFDKVGRQTPLPTGIYGLDELKDYGKDRGFCPYFLARYAINHANIVVYSYYYLLDPKISELVSSELSKKAVVVFDEAHNIDNVCIESMSVKISKRTLEKCQQNLEKLSEHIKRIKESNAERLNDEYLKLVQGLRDKNLARETDQVLANPVLPDEVLQENVPGNIRTAEHFAAFMKRFLEYLKIRFRVQHVVSESPPSFLKDCVQKVCIERKPLRFCAERLSSLMRTLELTDIHDFSALTLISNFATLVSTYTKGFVIIIEPFDDRTPTISNPVLHFSCMDASIAIKPVFNRFQSVVITSGTLSPLDMYPKILDFRPVTMATFTMTLARTCLCPMIISKGNDQVAMTSRFDSREDVAVVRNYGNLLVEMATIVPDGVVCFFTSYVYMETTIASWYEQGIIDQILKHKLLFIETQDGAETTLALYNYQKACENGRGAVLLSVARGKVSEGIDFDHHFGRAVLMLGIPYVYTQSRILKARLEYLRDQFQIRENDFLTFDAMRHAAQCVGRAIRGKTDYGIMAFADKRFARADKRGKLPRWIQEHLKDELCNLSVDEAIQVSKRFLRRMAQPFTREDQLGLSLLTVEQLQSEETKKKLEQKMQYV, encoded by the exons GATAAATGTAGATGGCTTGCTTGTTCTCTTCCCTTATGACTACATCTACCCAGAGCAGTATATGTACATGGTAGAGCTAAAAAGAACACTAGATGCAAAG GGACACTGTGCATTGGAGATGCCCTCGGGTACAGGGAAGACAGTATCACTTCTATCTCTTATTGTTGCTTATATGCAG gcCAACCCCTTAGAAGTAACAAAGTTGATATATTGTTCTAGAACAGTGTCTGAGTTAGAGAAG GTTGTTGAAGAATTAAAGAACTTGGTCAAGTTTTATGAAGAATCCAAAGAGAAACTACAAATTGTGGGATTAGCTCTAAGCTCCAGGAAAAATCTGTGTATTCATCCTGAG GTTAGCCAGGAAAGAGAAGGAAAAAGTATGGATGGACTTTGTCATAAAATGACGTCATCTTTCATCAGAGTCAAACGCAAGAGTGATCCTACAGTTCCAGTTTGTGATTTCTACGAA AAATTTGATAAGGTTGGAAGACAAACTCCTCTACCAACAGGAATATATGGTTTA gatgAATTAAAAGATTATGGAAAAGATCGAGGATTTTGCCCTTATTTCTTAGCCAGATATGCT aTAAATCATGCCAATATAGTTGTGTAcagttattattatttattagatCCTAAAATCTCAGAACTTGTTTCCAGTGAACTTTCTAAAAAAGCTGTAGTTGTATTTGATGAGGCTCACAACATAG ATAATGTATGTATAGAATCTATGAGTGTAAAAATCTCCAAACGGACGCTTGAAAAATGTCAACAGAATCTAGAAAAACTAAGTGAACatattaaaag AATAAAAGAATCAAATGCTGAAAGATTAAATGATGAATATTTGAAACTGGTACAAGGACTTAGGGATAAAAATTTAGCCAGGGAAACTGACCAAGTACTTGCTAATCCAG TTTTACCAGATGAAGTACTTCAAG AGAATGTACCTGGTAATATAAGAACAGCGGAACATTTTGCAGCATTTATGAAAagatttttagaatatttaaaaattagatttagAGTACAACATGTGGTGTCAGAAAGTCCTCCATCCTTCCTCAAAGACTGTGTTCAAAAAGTCTGCATTGAAAGAAAACCTTTAAG ATTTTGTGCAGAAAGATTGAGTTCATTAATGAGGACACTAGAATTAACAGATATTCATGACTTTTCAGCACTCACACTCATATCAAACTTTGCCACACTAGTCAGTACATATACAAAAG GTTTTGTCATAATTATTGAACCCTTTGACGACAGAACTCCAACTATATCTAACCCTGTGCTACACTTCAGTTGTATGGATGCTTCTATTGCTATAAAACCTGTCTTTAATAGATTCCAGTCAGTTGTCATCACATCGGGG acaCTCTCACCTTTAGACATGTATCCTAAGATATTAGATTTTAGACCAGTAACCATGGCAACCTTCACAATGACCTTGGCAAGGACATGTTTATGCCCAATG ATTATAAGCAAAGGTAATGACCAGGTTGCCATGACATCCAGATTTGATTCCAGGGAAGATGTAG cTGTAGTACGTAACTATGGTAACCTGTTAGTAGAGATGGCCACCATTGTTCCAGATGGAGTAGTTTGTTTCTTTACAAGTTATGTTTATATG GAAACGACAATTGCTAGTTGGTACGAACAG GGTATAATAGACCAAATACTGAAGCATAAATTATTGTTCATTGAGACACAAGATGGTGCAGAAACAACACTGGCTTTGTATAATTATCAGAAG GCATGTGAGAATGGCAGAGGGGCTGTGCTGTTGTCAGTTGCAAGAGGGAAAGTGTCAGAGGGAATAGATTTTG atCACCACTTTGGGAGAGCGGTACTCATGTTGGGTATACCATATGTTTATACACAGAGCAGGATATTGAAG GCTCGACTAGAGTACCTAAGAGACCAGTTCCAGATCAGAGAGAATGATTTTCTTACATTTGATGCCATGAGACATGCAGCCCAGTGTGTAGGGAGAGCTATCAGGGGGAAAACAGACTATGGTATCATGGCATTTGCTGATAAG AGATTTGCCAGAGCAGATAAACGAGGTAAACTTCCAAGATGGATACAGGAACATCTTAAAGACGAACTATGTAATCTCTCTGTAGATGAGGCTATACAAGTGTCCAAGAGGTTTCTGAGGAGGATGGCACAACCATTTACAAGG
- the LOC134701406 gene encoding uncharacterized protein LOC134701406: protein MEDEKEFQQPRECSKTQEIDDLYQSVAELYSETPESSPEPQKSTSLPSWSFSPIPNTGIHLCQPRSTTPNEYSYNYSDISNHSNAESWPYPMYNWYYAANYMHSRSVAEQQHQQQQQQPQPESVKPEPGAVAVYNMPTYNVELSRCSTPELISVLANLPADKQDHRSTSTSSSEKVPSNSRHHYYYSQSSSMCASQNASHMYLQMAGGYQDSGYNSDLNMSPVYPYQQKSGNNSQYYNVKSTESAVKSAESSDEDNKENDIPQINEIPYDQYDRNDMTPEMTSSVLNLANYSDELSTLERQIQSSDISSSEYPATCLNRLPKLPESSLRIPCKMPSSAVGKRKLSETTTNINLSSKRQRHNQPLNNDAIKVMMTWYETHRDSPYPNKAEKDQMAKDGGISVTQVKSWFANKRNRNNNTRPKVQKRQMEERLMDICHQLARDAKHPSMNNADLIQQLSSIITIPSNDI from the exons ATGGAGGATGAAAAAGAATTTCAACAACCAAGAGAGTGCAGCAAGACACAAGAAATTGATGATCTATATCAATCAGTTGCTGAATTGTACAGTGAAACCCCAGAAAGTTCACCTGAACCACAGAAATCTACATCTCTACCTTCATGGAGCTTCTCACCTATACCAAATACAG GAATCCATCTGTGTCAGCCAAGATCTACAACCCCAAATGAGTACAGCTACAATTACTCTGATATTAGTAACCATAGCAATGCTGAATCATGGCCGTATCCCATGTATAACTGGTATTATGCTGCTAACTACATGCACAGCAGAAGTGTGGCTGAACAACAACATCAACAGCAGCAGCAACAGCCACAACCAGAAAGTGTCAAACCAGAACCAGGAGCGGTTGCAGTGTATAACATGCCTACATATAATGTAGAACTCTCCCGATGCTCCACACCAGAACTCATCTCAGTGCTTGCTAATTTACCAGCTGACAAACAAGATCACAGATCCACATCTACAAGCTCGTCAGAAAAAGTACCATCAAATTCTCGCCATCATTATTATTACTCTCAAAGTTCATCGATGTGTGCGTCACAGAATGCTTCACACATGTATCTACAAATGGCCGGTGGTTACCAAGACAGTGGTTATAACTCTGATTTAAACATGTCACCTGTGTATCCATATCAACAAAAATCTGGTAACAATTCTCAGTACTATAATGTCAAATCAACCGAGAGTGCAGTTAAAAGTGCTGAAAGTTCTGATGAAGATAATAAAGAAAACGATATTccacaaataaatgaaattccGTATGATCAATATGACAGAAATGACATGACACCAGAAATGACAAGTTCTGTGCTAAATCTCGCCAACTATTCTGATGAGTTATCTACCTTAGAAAGACAGATTCAATCTAGTGACATTTCTTCCAGTGAATATCCAGCAACATGTCTCAATAGGTTGCCAAAACTGCCAGAAAGTAGTTTACGTATTCCATGCAAAATGCCGTCTAGTGCTGTTGGTAAGCGTAAACTGTCCGAGACCACAACTAACATCAACTTATCAAGCAAGAGACAGCGACATAATCAACCACTCAATAATGATGCAATCAAGGTCATGATGACATGGTACGAGACACATCGAGACAGTCCTTATCCAAACAAAGCTGAAAAAGATCAAATGGCCAAAGATGGAGGTATCAGTGTCACTCAAGTCAAGTCCTGGTTCGCAAATAAACGTAATCGTAATAACAACACTCGACCAAAGGTACAGAAAAGACAAATGGAGGAACGTTTAATGGATATTTGTCACCAGCTAGCTCGTGATGCTAAACATCCGTCCATGAACAATGCCGATCTCATTCAACAGTTGTCGTCAATTATTACCATCCCAAGCAATGACATTTAA